The Polycladomyces zharkentensis genome segment TCCACAGCTCATCTTTTCCCTGACCCGTTTCAGCGGAAAACAGGACCAACGGGTCGTCCGCACGGATCTGAAGCCCTTCCCGTACTTGTTTCATATGCTTCGGCCATTTGCCGCGGGGGATTTTGTCCGCTTTGGTGGCGACGACAATCACCGGGATGCCGTAATGTCTCAACCAATCATACATCATCCGGTCATCCCGGGTGGGCGGATGACGCACATCCACCACTTGAATGACTCCCTTCAACTCTCGGCGGTTCAGCAGATAGCCTTCGATCATGCGGGCCCAGGCAGCTTTGGTTTCCTTGGAAACGCGGGCGAATCCGTACCCTGGCATATCGGCAAAATACAGCCGGCCATTTACCCTGTAAAAGTTGATGGTCTGTGTTTTACCCGGTTTGGAACTGGTCCGGGCCAGATTTTTACGATGGACCATCCGATTGATCAGCGATGATTTTCCCACATTGGAACGCCCGGCCAGAGCGATTTCGGGCAGGGCGTCCTCAGGGTATTGTGACGGTTTGACCGCACTGATGACAAATTCAGCTTGTTTCACGTTCACGTGGATCCCTCACCAACGCCCGAGGCAACACTTCATCCATGTGCTCCACCAACGTAAACGTCAAATCACGGCGGACGCTCTCGGGCACATCATCCAAATCCTTCTCGTTGTCTTTGGGTATCAGGACATGACGGATGCCGGCACGGTGCGCGCTGAGCGCTTTTTCCTTCAGGCCGCCGATCGGCAACACACGACCGCGCAACGTAATTTCGCCCGTCATCGCCACGTGGCGGGAAATCGGGATACCGGTCAGCGCAGATACAAGTGCTGTGGCCATGGTGATCCCGGCGGATGGTCCGTCTTTGGGGATCGCCCCTTCCGGCACGTGGATGTGAATATCGTTTTTCTCGTGAAATTCCGGATCAATATGGAACTCCTCAGCCCGGGAACGGATATAGCTGAACGCGGCCTGAGCCGATTCCTTCATCACGTCGCCCAATTTTCCGGTCAACGTCAGTTTCCCCTTGCCGGGCAAAACCGTCACCTCGATGGTCAGCGTGTCGCCGCCCGTTTCGGTCCACGCCAGCCCGGTGGCGGCTCCGACTTGATCCGTCTCTTCGGCCCTTCCATACCGAAACTTGACCGGCCCCAGGAACTGCTCCAGGTTTTTCGGGGTGATCACCACTTTTTTCTTTTCACCGGTAACCAGCAGTTTCGCCGCTTTGCGGCACAGGGTGCCGATCGTGCGTTCCAGATTGCGCACACCCGCTTCCCGGGTGTAGTGACGGATCACTTTCAATATCGCGTCTTTTTGAATTTGCAACTGTTCCTTGGCCAAACCGTGCTCTTTCATCTGTTTGGGAATCAGATACCCTTTGGCAATCTGTTCCTTTTCCAGCTCGGTGTAACCGGAGATGTTCAAAACCTCCATCCGGTCCAACAGCGGACGTGGAATGCCATACAAGCTGTTGGCCGTGGTGATGAACATCACCTTGGACAAATCATAGGGAATCTCGATGTAATGATCACTGAACGTGGCGTTTTGTTCCGGGTCCAACACTTCCAACAACGCTGCCGCCGGGTCACCACGAAAATCGGCCGACATTTTGTCGATCTCATCCAGCAAAAAGACCGGATTGATCGTGCCTGCCGTTTTCATCCCCTGAATGATCCGCCCGGGTAACGCGCCTACATACGTCCGCCGGTGACCGCGGATTTCCGCCTCATCCCGCACGCCGCCCAAAGAGACGCGCACAAACTTCCGGTTGAGGGCGCGGGCAACCGAGCGGGCCAATGAGGTTTTCCCCACCCCAGGCGGGCCTACCAGACACAGGATGGGGCCTTTGAGCTTTTTCACCATTTTCTGGACGGCCAGATACTCCAGTACCCGCTCCTTGGCTTTTTCCAAACCGTAATGATCCTCATCCAAAATTTTTTCCGCTTTTTTCAGGTCGAGATCATCCTTCGTTTCCTTGCGCCAGGGAAGTTGGAGCAACCATTCCACATATGTGCGGATGACGCCCCCTTCCGCCGAGGTGGTCGGGATCTTCTCCAGCCGTTCGATCTCTTTTTCCACTTTTTCCACCACATAATCGGGCGCATCCAACTTGGACAGTTGTTCCCGCAACTCCTCCACTTCGCCGACACGACCTTCTTTTTCTCCCAGCTCCCGTTGGATCGCCTTCATCTGTTCACGCAGGTAATACTCTTTTTGTGTTTTCTCCATCTGCTTTTTGACGCGCTGGCTGATTTTGCGCTCCAGCTCCAGCACTTCCCGCTCATCGTTGAGCATTTCGAGAAGCGTTTCCAATCGTTTATGAACGTCAATCGTCTCCAAAATCTTTTGCTTGTCGGCGATCTTCAGCGGCAGATGGGATGCGATGATGTCGGCAAGCCGACCGGGATCGTCGATGTCCGCCACCGCCGAATACGTCTCCGGCGATACCTTTTTGGATAAACGCAAGTATTGCTCAAAATAGTCCAATACTGAGCGCATCAGGGCTTCCAGTTCCAGATCATCTTTCACCTGCGGTGCCAGTTGGGTTACACGAACACGGTAGTAGTTTTGTTCATCGAGAAATTCGTCAATGGCCGCCCGGTGCAACCCCTCCACCAACACGCGAATCGTGCCGTTGGGCAATTTCAGCATCTGACGGACGCGAGCGATCGTCCCCATCCGAAAAATGTCGTCCGGGGACGGTTCCTCTATATGAACTTCACGTTGGGTTGACAACACAATCAGGTTCTCGTCGACCATCGCTTGTTCCAACGCCTTGACTGAGCGTTCCCGGCCAACATCCAAATGTAGTACCATGCTCGGATAGACAATCAATCCGCGCAACGGCAATAACGGCAATATGCGCTGCTCCTCTTTCACGGCCGTTTGAGCACCTCCACTGCTGTGATGACGCTTGTGGGAGTAACGGAAGGTCGAGCTTTGTTCGATTTTATCTTATTAACCAAGATTTGTCCATGACAGGAAGGGTTGAGAAACGGTGGACGGGAAAAGGGGCGAATTCGTGTGATTCGAATGTTCGCCCCTCTGTAAACGCATCTTATCACACATTCCCCCGACTTTCACCTTCCGGTTTCAACGGGGAGGACATCAACGGAGCCGGGGACGGGGAAAACAGTCGGGTACCTGAAACCGACGGATCCTCATTCCGTTCGGACATTTTCAATGCATGGGCCAACACTTCTTCCAGACGTTCCACCGGGATGACTTCAATGCCCTCCATTTCCCGGAACAACGCCTGCATGTTGTCGGCCGGAATCAATACCCGCGATGCCCCCGCCTGCCTCGCCGCCTCCACCTTGGCCACCACGCCGCCGACGGGTTTCACGCGGCCATGGATGCTGAGTTCACCGGTCATCGCCAGGCGATTATCGACCGGGATCTTTTTGATCGCCGAATAAATTGCCGTGGCCATCGTGACCCCCGCCGAAGGCCCATCCAGCGGAATCCCGCCGGGAAAGTTAATGTGCAGGTGATAGTTGTAAGGGTTGACATCCGTTTTGCGCAACACGGTCAACACGTTTTCCACCGAACCGTGCGCCATGCTTTTGCGCCGCAATCGCCTTGCGCTGCTGCCCAGCTCCTCTTCGTCCACCACGCCGGTGATGCGCAAACTACCCTGACCTTTTTCCTCTGCGGGAATGGCCGTCACTTCCACTTCCAACAATGTCCCCATGTTGGGGCCGTACACTGCCAACCCGTTGGCCAGTCCAATCTGCGGTGACGGCGGCACTTTCAACTCGGGACGCGGTGCAAGCTGAC includes the following:
- the yihA gene encoding ribosome biogenesis GTP-binding protein YihA/YsxC, yielding MNVKQAEFVISAVKPSQYPEDALPEIALAGRSNVGKSSLINRMVHRKNLARTSSKPGKTQTINFYRVNGRLYFADMPGYGFARVSKETKAAWARMIEGYLLNRRELKGVIQVVDVRHPPTRDDRMMYDWLRHYGIPVIVVATKADKIPRGKWPKHMKQVREGLQIRADDPLVLFSAETGQGKDELWNAIAALVTEG
- the lon gene encoding endopeptidase La encodes the protein MVLHLDVGRERSVKALEQAMVDENLIVLSTQREVHIEEPSPDDIFRMGTIARVRQMLKLPNGTIRVLVEGLHRAAIDEFLDEQNYYRVRVTQLAPQVKDDLELEALMRSVLDYFEQYLRLSKKVSPETYSAVADIDDPGRLADIIASHLPLKIADKQKILETIDVHKRLETLLEMLNDEREVLELERKISQRVKKQMEKTQKEYYLREQMKAIQRELGEKEGRVGEVEELREQLSKLDAPDYVVEKVEKEIERLEKIPTTSAEGGVIRTYVEWLLQLPWRKETKDDLDLKKAEKILDEDHYGLEKAKERVLEYLAVQKMVKKLKGPILCLVGPPGVGKTSLARSVARALNRKFVRVSLGGVRDEAEIRGHRRTYVGALPGRIIQGMKTAGTINPVFLLDEIDKMSADFRGDPAAALLEVLDPEQNATFSDHYIEIPYDLSKVMFITTANSLYGIPRPLLDRMEVLNISGYTELEKEQIAKGYLIPKQMKEHGLAKEQLQIQKDAILKVIRHYTREAGVRNLERTIGTLCRKAAKLLVTGEKKKVVITPKNLEQFLGPVKFRYGRAEETDQVGAATGLAWTETGGDTLTIEVTVLPGKGKLTLTGKLGDVMKESAQAAFSYIRSRAEEFHIDPEFHEKNDIHIHVPEGAIPKDGPSAGITMATALVSALTGIPISRHVAMTGEITLRGRVLPIGGLKEKALSAHRAGIRHVLIPKDNEKDLDDVPESVRRDLTFTLVEHMDEVLPRALVRDPRERETS